The Plasmodium cynomolgi strain B DNA, scaffold: 0199, whole genome shotgun sequence genome contains a region encoding:
- a CDS encoding hypothetical protein (putative) — protein MDIKEFEDNIWNIYKDFNKDVNDYYFYNIYSNNILYDSDDKENYRDICVKILRNLYSFYNNNYDNMCSSTECCKYLNYWMSYVKKKHNLSDKLLQATLVGASFYFSPNEPDSCLEYTLDEKYKEPEKIIKLLYFLDNISIIKNTLLHKNISMNCAGQSYIYECINIYSELDEKYCSKADEKNGVNKSVCEILDKFKTSYTEDFYNKAGIADKTPALSSYINIKDIVGCQEYIGKEKSFFDKGDNSGSSISYSVSTAVGTMAGASSILALLYKVTQSFI, from the coding sequence ATATGGAATATCTATAAGGATTTCAATAAGGACGTGaatgattattatttttataatatatactcgaataatatattatatgataGTGATGATAAAGAAAACTATAGAGATATATGTGTCAAAATATTAAGGAATTTATATTCGTTTTATAATAACAATTATGATAATATGTGTAGTAGTACTGAATGTTGCAAATATTTAAACTACTGGATGAGttacgtaaaaaagaaacataatCTTAGTGATAAATTGCTTCAAGCCACTTTAGTTGGAGCTAGTTTCTATTTTTCTCCTAATGAACCAGATTCATGTTTGGAATATACAttagatgaaaaatataaggaaccagaaaaaataataaaattattatattttctagATAATATTTCTATTATTAAGAATACATtattgcataaaaatatttcaatgaACTGTGCAGGCCAAAGTTATATATACGaatgtattaatatatatagcgAATTGGATGAGAAATATTGTTCTAAAGCGGATGAAAAGAATGGAGTGAACAAAAGCGTTTGTGAAATATTAGATAAATTTAAGACATCATATACGGaagatttttataataaagcaGGAATAGCAGATAAAACACCAGCTTTATCTtcttatattaatataaaagacATAGTCGGTTGCCAAGAATATataggaaaagaaaaatcattttttgatAAAGGTGATAATTCGGGTAGTTCTATATCATATAGTGTATCTACAGCTGTTGGAACAATGGCTGGGGCATCATCCATATTGGCactattatataaggttacacaaagttttatttaa